A genome region from Pseudomonas sp. S06B 330 includes the following:
- a CDS encoding efflux transporter outer membrane subunit, translating to MPRRIIRALNALSVCAFSLTLSGCIGTWGIAPQSKTLQANTLTTDEAIREAARDAHWPEQQWWRAYGDPQLDRWIALAVSNSPSMAMAAARVREAKAMAGVVESAEKLQVNGESTLKRHNWPEDQFYGPGALSGANTWDNNAALGFSYALDLWGRERNASEQAVDMAHMSAAQLRQAQLELQNNIVKVYIQLSLHFAQRDIVKAELEQQEQILALAERRLAGGIGTHFEVSQAQTPLPETHRQLDALNEEIALARNQLAALAGKGPGEGAQLQRPQLALGAALKLPSALPAELVGQRPDVVASRWQVAAQARGIDVAYAGFFPNVDLVGGLGFMATGGGPLEFLTGRKFNYNVGPAISLPVFDGGRLRSQLGVASAGYDIAVARYNQTVVEALKGISDQLIRRESMNEQQHFAAKSVASAQKTYDIAMIAFQRGLTDYLNVLNAQTLLFRQQQIQQQVQAARLTAHAELVTALGGGLGAGKDVPGEDKQQAPKTPATLAVFDKPSHAE from the coding sequence GTGCCGCGTCGCATCATCAGAGCGCTCAATGCGCTCAGTGTCTGTGCCTTTAGCTTGACCTTGAGCGGCTGTATCGGAACTTGGGGCATCGCCCCGCAAAGCAAGACGCTGCAAGCCAATACCCTGACCACCGACGAGGCGATCCGCGAGGCCGCCCGTGATGCCCACTGGCCTGAGCAGCAGTGGTGGCGTGCCTATGGCGATCCACAACTCGACCGCTGGATCGCCCTGGCCGTCAGCAACAGCCCGAGCATGGCCATGGCCGCCGCCCGTGTGCGCGAGGCCAAAGCGATGGCCGGAGTGGTCGAGTCGGCCGAGAAACTGCAGGTCAACGGCGAGTCGACACTCAAGCGCCACAACTGGCCTGAAGACCAGTTCTATGGGCCGGGTGCGTTGTCGGGGGCCAACACTTGGGACAACAACGCCGCCCTTGGCTTCAGTTATGCCCTGGACCTCTGGGGCCGCGAACGCAATGCCAGCGAGCAGGCCGTGGACATGGCCCACATGAGCGCGGCGCAATTGCGTCAGGCTCAGCTGGAACTGCAGAATAACATCGTCAAGGTGTACATCCAGCTGTCCCTGCACTTTGCCCAGCGCGATATCGTCAAGGCTGAGCTTGAGCAGCAGGAGCAGATTCTGGCCCTTGCCGAACGGCGCCTGGCCGGTGGTATTGGCACCCATTTTGAAGTCAGTCAGGCGCAGACCCCACTGCCGGAAACCCATCGCCAGCTCGATGCCCTGAACGAAGAAATCGCCCTGGCGCGTAACCAGTTGGCGGCCCTGGCGGGCAAAGGCCCAGGGGAGGGGGCGCAACTGCAGCGTCCGCAACTGGCCCTTGGTGCCGCCTTGAAGTTGCCTTCGGCCTTGCCTGCCGAGCTGGTGGGCCAGCGTCCGGACGTAGTCGCCAGCCGCTGGCAAGTCGCCGCCCAAGCGCGCGGTATCGACGTCGCCTATGCCGGGTTTTTCCCCAACGTCGACCTGGTCGGCGGGCTTGGCTTCATGGCCACTGGCGGTGGTCCACTGGAGTTTCTCACTGGGCGCAAGTTCAACTACAACGTCGGTCCGGCCATCAGCCTGCCAGTGTTCGACGGCGGCCGCCTGCGCTCGCAATTGGGTGTCGCCTCGGCCGGTTATGACATCGCCGTGGCGCGCTACAACCAGACCGTGGTCGAGGCGCTCAAGGGTATTTCCGATCAGTTGATTCGCCGTGAGTCGATGAACGAGCAACAGCATTTCGCTGCCAAATCGGTGGCGTCGGCGCAGAAGACTTATGACATTGCCATGATCGCCTTCCAGCGCGGGCTGACCGATTACCTCAACGTGCTCAATGCGCAAACCTTGCTGTTTCGCCAGCAACAGATCCAGCAGCAAGTGCAGGCCGCTCGTTTGACGGCGCATGCCGAACTGGTCACCGCCTTGGGCGGCGGTTTGGGCGCCGGTAAAGACGTGCCGGGCGAAGATAAACAGCAGGCGCCGAAAACCCCGGCAACCCTGGCTGTTTTCGATAAGCCGAGCCACGCCGAATGA
- a CDS encoding efflux transporter outer membrane subunit gives MKPAFALSPLLLSLLAGCTLGPDFHTPSSQAPASWAPLQEQPAPSQAQAEPLQQRWWEDFHDAKLSELIERASQRNLDLQIASARLLQSRALRASIASEQTPAVDLGAGYNRARNSAQGLNDPSGEGGKSAFNLWQGDLTASWELDLWGRVRRQVEAADAVVEVAENDRRGVLLSLLAETAGNYIQLRAVQSTLAVTQENLEVSRHSLRLSQMRLRDGVATALDVAQASAQVASIEARLPTLEERQAQLINALSLLLAEPPRSLQAELLAPGAMPAPQQRFAIGVPSELAERRPDILQAAAQLHAATASIGVAKADFYPSIRLSGSVGFQALQLSDFGGWDSRRFGIGPQLSLPIFDGGRLRGVLQLREAQQQEAALHYQQVVLRAWHEIDDVLRLYNASQLRRDLLAEAVRQNRIALQTAQQQYVEGAVDFLNVLSVQGALLASEEQWVESSASVSQALVGLYKALGGGWQAFDPAMTAAVTAGG, from the coding sequence ATGAAACCTGCGTTCGCCTTATCCCCCTTGCTGTTGAGCTTGCTGGCCGGTTGTACCCTGGGCCCGGACTTTCACACACCTTCCAGCCAGGCACCTGCCAGTTGGGCACCCCTGCAGGAGCAACCCGCGCCAAGCCAGGCCCAGGCTGAGCCGCTGCAGCAACGCTGGTGGGAGGACTTTCATGACGCCAAACTCAGTGAACTGATCGAGCGTGCCAGTCAGCGCAACCTCGACTTGCAGATTGCCAGTGCACGTCTACTGCAAAGCCGGGCATTGCGTGCCAGCATCGCCTCGGAGCAGACCCCAGCTGTCGATCTCGGCGCCGGCTACAACCGCGCCCGCAACAGCGCGCAGGGCCTCAATGATCCGTCCGGTGAGGGCGGCAAGTCAGCCTTCAACTTGTGGCAGGGGGATCTGACGGCCAGTTGGGAGCTGGATTTGTGGGGGCGGGTCAGGCGGCAAGTCGAAGCCGCCGACGCGGTAGTGGAGGTCGCCGAGAATGACCGTCGGGGCGTGCTGTTGTCGTTGCTGGCCGAGACGGCGGGCAATTACATTCAGCTGCGTGCGGTGCAGAGTACCCTGGCTGTGACGCAGGAAAACCTTGAGGTCTCGCGCCATAGTTTGCGCCTGTCGCAAATGCGTTTGCGCGATGGTGTCGCCACGGCACTGGACGTGGCCCAGGCCAGTGCGCAAGTGGCTTCGATTGAAGCACGCCTGCCCACCTTGGAGGAACGCCAGGCGCAATTGATCAACGCCTTGAGCCTGTTGCTGGCCGAACCGCCGCGCAGCTTGCAGGCTGAACTGCTGGCGCCTGGCGCCATGCCGGCGCCGCAGCAACGCTTTGCCATCGGCGTACCCTCGGAACTGGCCGAGCGCCGTCCGGACATTCTTCAGGCAGCCGCCCAATTGCATGCGGCCACCGCCAGCATCGGTGTGGCCAAGGCGGATTTTTATCCGAGCATTCGTCTGTCAGGCAGCGTTGGCTTTCAAGCGCTGCAGTTGTCCGATTTTGGCGGGTGGGATTCGCGCCGTTTCGGTATCGGGCCGCAGTTGAGCCTGCCGATTTTCGACGGCGGACGCCTGCGGGGTGTGCTCCAACTGCGTGAAGCGCAGCAGCAGGAAGCGGCCTTGCACTATCAGCAGGTGGTGCTGCGCGCCTGGCATGAAATCGACGATGTGCTGCGCCTGTATAACGCCAGTCAGTTGCGCCGCGACCTGTTGGCCGAAGCCGTGCGGCAAAACCGCATTGCCCTGCAGACGGCGCAGCAGCAGTACGTGGAAGGCGCGGTGGATTTCCTCAATGTACTCAGTGTCCAGGGGGCCTTGCTGGCCAGCGAGGAGCAATGGGTGGAGAGCTCCGCGAGTGTGTCCCAGGCCTTGGTGGGTTTGTACAAGGCACTGGGCGGTGGCTGGCAGGCCTTCGATCCGGCAATGACCGCAGCCGTTACAGCGGGCGGCTAA
- a CDS encoding HlyD family secretion protein, with translation MLGGASEQSTNDAYVSADYTVVAPKVAGFIKQVLVDDNQQVKAGQVLALIDDRDYQAALAAAQAQLLVSTAQQHNARATLERQASLIAQAQAAVNGDQAELAFANHELTRHSRLAEQGAGTVQNAQQARSRVDQASARLNNSHAALAAARKQVDILSAQVDSAEGGLKHAQASLERAQLDLSYTRIVAPIDGMVGERALRVGAYVNPGAKLLSVVPLAHAYVLGNFQETQLTHVQPGQPVQIRVDTFADEYLKGHVESIAPATGVTFAAVKPDNATGNFTKVVQRIPVKIVFDADQPLLQRLRVGMSVVATIDTRAKLAVGNEVSTR, from the coding sequence ATGCTGGGCGGCGCTAGCGAACAGAGTACCAACGATGCCTATGTTTCAGCTGACTACACGGTGGTCGCGCCGAAGGTGGCAGGCTTCATCAAACAGGTGCTGGTCGACGACAACCAGCAGGTCAAGGCCGGGCAAGTGCTGGCGTTGATTGACGACCGTGATTATCAGGCCGCCCTGGCGGCGGCGCAGGCGCAACTGTTGGTGTCCACTGCGCAGCAGCACAATGCGCGGGCCACCCTCGAACGGCAGGCCTCGCTGATCGCTCAGGCGCAGGCGGCGGTGAATGGCGATCAGGCTGAACTGGCGTTCGCCAACCATGAGTTGACGCGCCACAGCCGCTTGGCCGAGCAGGGCGCCGGTACTGTGCAAAACGCTCAGCAGGCTCGCAGCCGGGTCGATCAGGCCAGTGCCCGGCTGAACAATTCACACGCGGCGCTGGCTGCTGCGCGCAAGCAGGTGGATATTCTCAGCGCGCAAGTTGACAGTGCCGAAGGCGGTTTGAAGCATGCCCAGGCAAGCCTGGAGCGGGCGCAGCTGGATCTGTCGTATACCCGCATTGTGGCGCCCATCGACGGCATGGTCGGTGAGCGTGCGCTGCGGGTTGGCGCCTACGTTAATCCGGGCGCGAAACTGCTGTCGGTGGTGCCGTTGGCACACGCCTATGTGCTCGGTAATTTCCAGGAAACCCAGCTGACCCATGTGCAGCCCGGGCAACCGGTGCAGATCCGTGTTGATACCTTTGCCGATGAGTACCTGAAGGGCCACGTTGAAAGTATCGCGCCGGCGACCGGCGTCACCTTCGCTGCGGTCAAGCCGGACAATGCCACCGGCAATTTCACCAAAGTGGTGCAGCGCATTCCGGTGAAGATCGTCTTCGATGCCGATCAGCCTTTGCTCCAGCGTCTGCGCGTGGGCATGTCGGTGGTGGCAACCATCGACACCCGCGCCAAATTGGCCGTGGGCAATGAGGTCAGCACCCGATGA
- a CDS encoding FUSC family protein, producing the protein MSALTLPFRWLATLEWRRGFFEWARTDGVTWVYIFKVLSAAFLTLWLAMRLELPQPRTAMITVFIVMQPQSGHVFAKSFWRLLGTLAGSSMMVALIALFPQNTELFLPSLAIWVGLCSAGAMRYRTFQAYGFVLAGYTAAMVGLPALQHPDGAFMAAVWRVLEISLGILVSTLVSAAILPQSAGAAMRNALYQRFGVFAGFVIEGLRGDSQRDRFESSNVRFIAEAVGLESLRNVTAFEDPHMRRRNGRLGRMNSEFMAITTRFNALHQLLERLRLRGPLQIVPAIEPGLNALADLLEGYAGRALTSADAARLAEQLAAYKEGLPERVRSLRAAYVESGPSDADLLDFHTAYELLYRFVDDLYSYALTHASLAEHNHAREQWDEPYVAQTNWMVSLAAGVRASFILLVLGSFWIATAWPSGAMMTLIAAATVGLSAASPNPKRMSFQMACGTLFGAFVGFFETFFVFPWIDGFPLLCLVLAPVFVFGAFLASRPAYAGVGLGLLIFFATGSVPDNLTVYNPYNFINDYIAMVIGMLVCAAAGAIILPPNSRWLWSRLEQDLRSQVLFAISGRLRGLGSAFESRTRDLLHQAYGLAAGKPMVQSNLLRWMFLVLEVGHAIIELRKEQAILPVHPCYAESQPWRQAIRVMGRALARLFLQPSASNHERALVAVDHAISRVLATDEPFARHFDTSALRRVQSYLHFIRTSLLDPQSPLAALAPAQGQPHAS; encoded by the coding sequence ATGAGCGCACTGACACTGCCGTTTCGCTGGTTGGCAACCCTGGAGTGGCGCCGTGGTTTCTTTGAGTGGGCACGCACTGACGGGGTGACCTGGGTTTACATCTTCAAAGTCCTTAGCGCGGCGTTTCTGACGTTGTGGCTGGCCATGCGCCTGGAGTTGCCGCAGCCGCGCACGGCGATGATCACCGTGTTCATCGTCATGCAGCCGCAGAGCGGGCATGTCTTTGCCAAGAGCTTTTGGCGACTGCTGGGGACGCTGGCCGGCTCGTCGATGATGGTCGCGCTGATTGCATTGTTTCCACAGAACACCGAACTGTTCCTGCCGAGCCTGGCGATCTGGGTGGGCCTGTGCTCAGCCGGTGCCATGCGCTATCGGACCTTCCAGGCCTATGGCTTTGTGCTCGCCGGTTACACCGCCGCGATGGTCGGCCTGCCGGCGTTGCAACACCCTGATGGGGCGTTTATGGCGGCGGTCTGGCGGGTGCTGGAAATCTCCCTGGGGATTCTGGTGTCGACCCTGGTCAGCGCCGCGATCCTGCCGCAGTCGGCGGGCGCGGCCATGCGCAATGCCCTGTACCAACGCTTCGGTGTGTTCGCCGGATTCGTTATCGAAGGCCTGCGCGGCGACAGCCAGCGCGACCGCTTCGAAAGCAGCAACGTGCGTTTCATCGCCGAAGCAGTGGGCCTGGAAAGCCTGCGCAACGTCACCGCCTTCGAAGATCCGCACATGCGCCGCCGCAATGGCCGGCTGGGGCGCATGAACAGCGAGTTCATGGCCATCACCACGCGCTTCAACGCCTTGCACCAGTTGCTTGAACGCCTGCGTTTGCGTGGCCCGTTGCAGATCGTCCCGGCGATCGAGCCCGGCCTCAACGCGCTGGCGGATCTGCTCGAAGGCTATGCCGGTCGGGCGCTGACCAGCGCCGACGCCGCGCGCTTGGCCGAGCAATTGGCCGCCTACAAGGAAGGCTTGCCGGAGCGGGTGCGCAGCTTGCGTGCCGCCTATGTCGAGAGCGGGCCGAGCGATGCTGACCTGCTGGATTTTCACACCGCTTACGAACTGCTTTATCGCTTTGTCGATGACCTGTACAGCTACGCGCTGACCCACGCTTCGCTGGCCGAGCACAACCATGCCCGCGAGCAGTGGGATGAACCCTACGTGGCGCAGACCAACTGGATGGTGTCGCTGGCGGCGGGGGTGAGGGCCTCGTTCATTTTGCTGGTGTTGGGCAGCTTCTGGATCGCCACGGCCTGGCCGAGCGGGGCGATGATGACCCTGATTGCGGCCGCTACTGTAGGGCTGTCGGCGGCCTCGCCAAACCCCAAGCGGATGTCTTTTCAGATGGCCTGCGGGACCTTGTTCGGTGCCTTCGTCGGCTTTTTTGAAACCTTCTTCGTGTTCCCCTGGATTGATGGCTTTCCTTTGCTGTGCCTGGTCCTGGCGCCGGTGTTCGTGTTCGGCGCCTTCCTCGCTTCGCGCCCTGCCTACGCCGGGGTTGGCCTGGGGCTGCTGATCTTCTTTGCCACCGGCTCCGTGCCGGACAACCTGACCGTCTACAACCCCTACAACTTCATCAACGACTACATCGCCATGGTGATCGGCATGCTGGTGTGCGCCGCTGCCGGGGCGATCATTCTGCCGCCCAACAGCCGCTGGTTGTGGAGTCGCCTGGAGCAGGATCTGCGCAGCCAGGTGCTGTTCGCCATCAGCGGTCGCTTGCGTGGCCTCGGTTCGGCCTTCGAAAGCCGCACGCGTGACCTGCTGCACCAGGCCTATGGCCTGGCGGCCGGTAAACCGATGGTGCAGAGCAACCTGCTGCGCTGGATGTTCCTGGTGCTGGAGGTGGGGCACGCGATCATCGAACTGCGCAAGGAACAGGCCATTTTGCCGGTGCACCCGTGCTACGCCGAATCGCAGCCCTGGCGTCAGGCGATCCGGGTCATGGGCCGGGCCCTGGCGCGCTTGTTCCTGCAACCGAGCGCGAGCAACCACGAGCGTGCCCTGGTAGCGGTAGACCACGCGATCAGCCGCGTGCTGGCCACCGACGAACCTTTTGCCCGGCACTTCGATACCTCGGCCCTGCGTCGCGTGCAGAGCTACCTGCACTTCATCCGTACTTCGCTGCTCGACCCCCAGTCGCCGCTGGCCGCCCTGGCCCCGGCCCAAGGACAGCCCCATGCCTCGTGA
- a CDS encoding universal stress protein: MLSPVLIAIDGSSASEGLLELAQQYCQPANHRLHVVLAIDGAFALDRVTAFEQQEYPAATDEQRHASLALQQALQRLRGLGFESEGKLVQGEPVAVIVSQARTLDCALIIMGHRHLNRLGRLLDPSISNKVIDQLSCPVLVDSRHA; encoded by the coding sequence ATGCTCAGCCCCGTCTTGATCGCCATTGATGGCTCCAGCGCCTCGGAAGGTTTGCTGGAACTTGCACAACAGTACTGTCAGCCGGCCAACCACCGTTTGCATGTGGTGCTGGCTATCGACGGTGCGTTTGCGTTGGACCGCGTGACAGCCTTTGAGCAACAGGAGTATCCGGCCGCCACTGACGAACAGCGCCATGCCAGCCTGGCCCTGCAGCAGGCGCTGCAACGGTTGCGCGGGTTAGGCTTTGAGAGCGAGGGCAAACTGGTTCAGGGCGAACCGGTAGCGGTGATTGTCAGCCAAGCCCGCACGCTTGACTGTGCCTTGATCATCATGGGCCACCGCCACCTGAACCGCCTGGGGCGCTTGCTGGATCCGTCGATCAGCAACAAGGTCATCGATCAGTTGAGCTGCCCCGTGTTGGTGGACTCCCGGCACGCCTGA
- a CDS encoding DUF1656 domain-containing protein, with the protein MPREIAFHGVYMPTMTLMFLFAAGLAWGLDRFIASYDGYRFFWHPALLRLCLFICLFGAMALTLYR; encoded by the coding sequence ATGCCTCGTGAAATCGCCTTCCACGGCGTCTACATGCCGACCATGACCTTGATGTTCCTGTTCGCCGCCGGGCTCGCCTGGGGCCTGGACCGGTTCATCGCAAGCTATGACGGTTACCGGTTTTTCTGGCATCCGGCGCTGTTGCGCCTGTGTCTGTTTATCTGTCTGTTCGGCGCCATGGCCCTGACTCTCTACCGTTGA
- a CDS encoding LysR family transcriptional regulator: MQIPDMNLLVALDALLDEGSVVGAARRMNLSPAAMSRTLGRIREAIGDPILVRAGRGLVPTPRALALHEQVRALVEQAGLVFRSREEVELATLERTFSIRTNDLFIALYGAQLLRAMHEQAPRTVLRFVPESGGDDDSILRDGRNDLIVSSTIDLGPEIKVQSLFNTIYVGLARQDHPIFDEPITPERFAAYPQISVSRRGRANGPIDLELANYKVQRHVALITPSFHSAMFSLPDSDLLLPMPANILTSVTKLGLPLRSFRIPLPMERVTVMQAWHPRFDNDPAHRWLRQTLKACCSESL, encoded by the coding sequence ATGCAGATCCCGGATATGAACCTGTTGGTTGCCCTTGACGCCCTGCTCGATGAAGGCAGTGTGGTTGGCGCGGCGCGGCGCATGAACCTGAGCCCGGCTGCCATGAGCCGGACGCTGGGGCGTATCCGCGAGGCCATCGGTGATCCGATCCTGGTCCGCGCCGGTCGCGGCCTGGTGCCGACGCCACGGGCGCTGGCCTTGCACGAGCAGGTGCGGGCGCTGGTTGAGCAGGCCGGGCTGGTGTTTCGCAGCCGAGAGGAAGTGGAATTGGCCACCTTGGAGCGGACCTTCAGCATTCGCACCAATGATCTGTTTATCGCGCTGTATGGCGCGCAGTTGCTGCGTGCCATGCATGAGCAAGCGCCACGCACCGTGCTGCGCTTTGTGCCGGAAAGTGGCGGTGATGACGACTCGATTTTGCGCGATGGGCGCAACGACCTGATTGTCAGCTCGACCATCGACCTGGGGCCGGAAATCAAGGTACAGAGCCTGTTCAACACCATCTATGTCGGCCTGGCCCGCCAGGATCACCCGATCTTCGACGAACCGATCACCCCCGAACGCTTTGCCGCCTACCCGCAGATCAGCGTGTCGCGCCGGGGTCGCGCCAATGGCCCGATAGATCTGGAATTGGCCAACTACAAGGTGCAACGCCACGTCGCGTTGATCACCCCAAGCTTTCACTCGGCGATGTTTTCCCTGCCTGACTCCGACCTGTTGCTGCCCATGCCGGCCAACATTCTTACCAGTGTGACCAAGCTCGGCCTGCCGCTGCGTTCGTTCCGTATTCCGCTGCCGATGGAGCGGGTGACGGTGATGCAGGCCTGGCACCCGCGTTTTGACAACGATCCGGCCCACCGCTGGTTGCGCCAGACACTCAAGGCCTGCTGTAGCGAGAGCCTTTGA
- a CDS encoding MFS transporter gives MSSLTALPAAVAPVPVASPATPAVFGLRIVVGLVGVLLAVLCAGLNEMVTKASLADIRGAMFIGADEGAWLIAVYAAASVSAMAFSPWLAVTFSLRRFTLCAISAFALLGLLQPYAPNLSSLMLLRILQGLASGALPPMLMSVALRFLPPGIKVYGLAGYALTATFGPNLGTPLAGLWTEYVGWQWAFWQIVVPSLLAMACVAWGLPQDPLRLERFKQFDWRGLLLGLPAICSLVIGLTLGDRLGWFDSPLICWLLGGGLVLLVVFLCNEWSEPLPFFKLQMLKTRNLTHALVTLFGVLIVLTAAILIPSSYLTQIQGYRPAQTAPLMLLVALPQLLALPLTAALCNIRAVDCRWVLAIGLGMLALSCGLGSQLTSVWIRDNFYLLQMLHIFGQPMAVLPLLMLATGGMSPQDGPFASAWFNTVKGLASVVATGLLEALTTLRRHFHSNVLVDNLGNSPLADSTAPGLAKRIHEQALVLTSADLYLCMAVLAAALILLIPFVPTRIYPPRAVA, from the coding sequence ATGAGTTCGTTAACCGCGCTGCCCGCTGCTGTCGCGCCCGTGCCTGTGGCCAGCCCCGCAACGCCTGCGGTATTTGGCCTGCGCATCGTGGTCGGGTTAGTGGGGGTGTTGCTGGCGGTGCTCTGTGCCGGCCTTAATGAGATGGTCACCAAGGCCTCGCTGGCCGACATCCGTGGCGCAATGTTCATCGGTGCCGATGAAGGCGCCTGGTTGATTGCCGTGTATGCCGCCGCCTCAGTCTCGGCCATGGCCTTTTCGCCGTGGCTGGCCGTGACCTTTTCCCTGCGCCGTTTCACCCTCTGTGCGATCAGTGCCTTCGCCCTACTGGGGCTGTTGCAACCCTATGCCCCCAACCTTTCCAGCCTGATGCTGTTGCGCATTTTGCAGGGCCTGGCGTCGGGCGCCTTGCCGCCGATGCTGATGAGTGTCGCCCTGCGCTTTCTGCCGCCGGGGATCAAAGTCTATGGCCTTGCCGGCTATGCCCTGACGGCCACCTTCGGGCCCAACCTCGGTACGCCGTTGGCAGGCTTGTGGACGGAGTACGTCGGTTGGCAATGGGCTTTCTGGCAGATCGTTGTACCGTCATTGCTGGCCATGGCCTGCGTGGCCTGGGGCCTGCCGCAGGACCCGCTGCGCCTGGAACGCTTCAAGCAGTTCGACTGGCGTGGCCTGCTGCTCGGTTTACCGGCGATCTGCTCGTTGGTCATCGGCCTGACCCTGGGCGATCGCCTGGGTTGGTTCGACTCGCCGCTGATTTGTTGGTTGCTCGGCGGTGGTCTGGTGCTGCTGGTGGTGTTCCTGTGCAACGAATGGTCTGAGCCGCTGCCGTTCTTCAAGTTGCAGATGCTCAAGACCCGCAACCTAACCCACGCGCTGGTGACGCTGTTTGGGGTGTTGATCGTGCTGACTGCGGCGATCCTCATTCCCTCCAGTTACCTTACCCAGATTCAGGGCTATCGCCCGGCGCAGACCGCGCCGCTGATGCTGCTGGTGGCGTTGCCACAGTTGCTCGCGCTGCCGCTGACCGCCGCCTTGTGCAACATCCGTGCGGTGGATTGCCGTTGGGTCCTGGCCATCGGCCTGGGCATGCTGGCGTTGTCCTGCGGGCTCGGCAGCCAGCTCACCAGTGTGTGGATTCGCGACAACTTCTACCTGCTGCAGATGCTGCACATCTTCGGCCAACCGATGGCCGTGCTGCCGTTGCTGATGCTTGCCACTGGTGGCATGAGCCCGCAGGACGGTCCCTTCGCTTCCGCCTGGTTCAATACCGTCAAGGGCCTGGCCTCGGTGGTCGCCACCGGTTTGCTCGAGGCCCTGACCACGCTGCGCCGCCATTTTCATTCCAACGTGCTGGTCGACAACCTGGGCAACTCGCCATTAGCCGACAGCACGGCGCCGGGCCTGGCCAAACGCATTCACGAGCAAGCCCTGGTGCTGACCTCGGCTGACCTCTACCTGTGCATGGCGGTGCTCGCCGCTGCCTTGATCCTGCTGATTCCTTTTGTGCCTACACGAATCTATCCACCGCGAGCGGTGGCCTAG
- a CDS encoding efflux RND transporter periplasmic adaptor subunit, whose amino-acid sequence MKKFFSLIATLLVLAAAVVIGRQLWVHYMNTPWTRDGRVRADIINVAADVPGYVVDVPVRDNQLVKKGDVLLQIDPEHYEVAVKQAQALVASRKATWEMRKVNAHRRADLDNLVISRENRDDASNIANSALADYQHAQAQLAAAELDLKRTRILATVDGYVTNLNVHRGDYARTGEPKMAVVDKDSFWVYGFFEETKLPHVNVGDQADLQMMSGEVLKGHVESISRGIYDRDNPESRELIADVNPTFNWVRLAQRVPVRIHIDEVPEGFLLAAGTTCTVVVKPAKDQG is encoded by the coding sequence ATGAAAAAGTTTTTCAGCCTGATCGCCACCTTGCTCGTGCTGGCAGCTGCCGTGGTGATCGGCCGCCAGCTCTGGGTGCACTACATGAACACACCCTGGACCCGTGACGGGCGGGTGCGCGCGGACATCATCAACGTTGCCGCCGATGTACCGGGCTATGTGGTTGATGTGCCGGTGCGTGATAACCAGTTGGTGAAGAAGGGCGATGTGCTGCTGCAGATCGATCCTGAGCATTATGAAGTGGCGGTCAAGCAGGCCCAGGCCCTGGTCGCCTCACGCAAAGCCACCTGGGAAATGCGTAAGGTCAACGCGCATCGGCGCGCCGACTTGGACAACCTGGTGATCTCCCGCGAGAACCGCGACGACGCCAGCAACATCGCCAACTCGGCCCTGGCGGATTATCAGCATGCCCAGGCGCAACTGGCGGCTGCAGAGCTTGATCTTAAGCGCACCCGAATTCTGGCGACCGTCGACGGCTATGTGACCAACCTCAACGTCCATCGGGGTGACTATGCGCGCACCGGTGAGCCGAAGATGGCAGTGGTCGACAAGGACTCCTTCTGGGTCTACGGCTTTTTCGAAGAGACCAAGCTGCCGCATGTGAACGTCGGTGACCAGGCTGACCTGCAGATGATGAGCGGGGAAGTGCTCAAGGGCCATGTGGAGAGTATTTCCCGTGGCATCTACGACCGTGACAACCCGGAAAGCCGCGAGTTGATCGCCGATGTAAACCCGACCTTCAACTGGGTGCGTCTGGCCCAGCGGGTGCCGGTGCGGATTCACATCGATGAAGTGCCGGAAGGGTTTCTGCTGGCGGCGGGGACGACCTGTACCGTGGTGGTCAAACCCGCAAAAGATCAGGGTTAG